Genomic window (Daucus carota subsp. sativus chromosome 5, DH1 v3.0, whole genome shotgun sequence):
CGTGGTCTCGACATGTATATCGGGAATGCCAGAAGAATCACGCGGCAAGTATAGGAAGGTACGTGGTGGATGGGTGCGGAGAGTTCATGGCAAGTGGGGAAGAAGGAACTGCACAAGCACTTAAATGCGCAGCTTGTCAATGCCATCGAAGTTTCCACAGGAGAGACATTGAAGACGCAGATTGTTCACAGCAGTTGATAGTCCTAGCAAACAACCAATACAACTATCCTCAGCATCCCAGCAGAAATGAGATTAACACCGGGACTAGAGGATCAGGAAAAACCCAATTTTATCAACCATCAATGCTTCCGACTCATCATCATGGTTCACATAGAGGTCCAGGGATCATGGCTTTTCATGGGCCCAAAGACTCTTCCAGCAAAGATCTGAATATGTTTCGGGTAAATGTGAAAGGTAGAGAGAAAACAATGACGGATAAGGCTCCATCGTCTAAGAAGAGATTTAGGACAAAATTTAGCAGGGAACAGAAAGTGAGAATGCAACAACTTGCAGAGGAATTGGGATGGAAGATTCATAGGAATGAAGATGAAGAACAAGTAGAACAACTGTGTCATGAACTGGGGGTAAAGAGATCAGTGTTCAAAGTTTGGATGCACAACAATAAACAGAAGCAAACACCATGATAAAGTTGACAGATAAATCTTGTCCTAGCTCAGGTACTAGGGTAATAAA
Coding sequences:
- the LOC108222849 gene encoding zinc-finger homeodomain protein 6-like, with translation MSNSIDYTTISIQPQHASSKQLPICTNQGGGLILGPSETLDHQYHQSNRQLTRDKSDQDISESTTATKTNNAPPLASDASWSRHVYRECQKNHAASIGRYVVDGCGEFMASGEEGTAQALKCAACQCHRSFHRRDIEDADCSQQLIVLANNQYNYPQHPSRNEINTGTRGSGKTQFYQPSMLPTHHHGSHRGPGIMAFHGPKDSSSKDLNMFRVNVKGREKTMTDKAPSSKKRFRTKFSREQKVRMQQLAEELGWKIHRNEDEEQVEQLCHELGVKRSVFKVWMHNNKQKQTP